Proteins encoded by one window of Cyclobacteriaceae bacterium:
- a CDS encoding carboxypeptidase-like regulatory domain-containing protein: MRRSKFYWFLLILMFSLPAFSQQVVEGRVVDKQTGEPVPFASIGIVGTSKGTSSNLNGQFSISVAETFSIKISCVGYESQLINSIEALKLIELKPTIVQLREIIVTKRKPVDPAKIVRKALANVKHNYDNTPHLQKFFYRHYCKDDDAYGRLIEAFVDVWKPYGYKGTQTTAGEREEIRVTQLRRSLDKTVAAQGHEPIGIGNILHADIVGYQHRQKKEQIDFYNTVSNLKADFNYYTFSYDAITVHDGQEVYLIGYISKEDSVLTTSGYRKQPHATGTLYITTDTHAIVKTEQTKTYGTHTIETAAFYRKYEDKYYPYHFIQEGESHFVDGGSHLYHVELVATEILHDPQQSFVGKLPGKEELLKIPYDSAFWKNATILKTTPLEDEIIRDLGGGTSLNAQFVRYQKYEWSTSDGGNDSEEKFNWFRDFNQGKQPLYLVFWNSTCNLTCLQQLEEAKRFQRAFRNNLTVVMLSLDDDPVMWNQFVNRYNLFADGIINYRIGSKSDLAKEFRIRKAPSFILLDKNSEAINPTGKEATEPLRESDLKALIHTVQ, from the coding sequence TTGAGAAGAAGTAAATTTTATTGGTTCCTGCTGATTTTGATGTTCAGCTTACCTGCATTTTCGCAGCAGGTTGTAGAGGGCCGTGTGGTGGATAAACAAACCGGTGAGCCGGTACCTTTTGCATCTATCGGTATTGTGGGTACATCAAAGGGAACCAGTTCTAACCTGAACGGACAGTTTTCAATATCTGTTGCCGAGACCTTTTCCATAAAAATTTCTTGTGTTGGCTATGAGTCGCAATTGATCAACTCAATTGAAGCCCTGAAGTTGATTGAACTTAAACCCACCATTGTTCAGTTGCGCGAAATCATTGTAACCAAACGCAAGCCCGTTGATCCGGCAAAGATTGTTCGTAAAGCGCTGGCCAACGTGAAGCACAATTACGACAACACACCACACCTTCAAAAATTTTTCTATCGGCATTATTGTAAAGATGATGATGCCTATGGCCGGTTGATTGAAGCTTTTGTAGATGTGTGGAAGCCTTACGGCTACAAGGGCACGCAAACCACAGCGGGTGAGCGGGAAGAAATACGCGTAACACAACTGCGCAGAAGTCTGGACAAAACTGTTGCCGCACAAGGGCACGAACCTATCGGGATTGGAAATATTCTTCATGCCGATATTGTTGGCTACCAACATCGCCAGAAAAAAGAACAAATTGATTTTTATAACACGGTCAGTAATCTCAAAGCCGATTTTAATTATTATACCTTTTCTTACGATGCGATTACCGTTCACGATGGGCAGGAGGTTTACCTGATTGGATACATCAGCAAAGAAGATTCCGTGCTGACAACATCGGGCTATCGCAAGCAGCCGCATGCTACCGGCACGTTATACATCACAACGGATACACATGCCATAGTTAAAACTGAACAAACAAAAACCTACGGAACACACACCATTGAAACCGCAGCGTTTTACCGGAAGTACGAAGACAAATATTATCCGTATCACTTCATTCAAGAAGGCGAAAGTCATTTTGTGGATGGCGGTTCACACCTGTACCATGTTGAGTTGGTAGCAACTGAGATTCTACACGATCCGCAGCAAAGTTTTGTTGGAAAATTGCCGGGCAAAGAAGAGTTGCTTAAAATTCCATACGACTCCGCTTTTTGGAAGAACGCTACGATACTAAAAACCACCCCGCTTGAAGATGAAATTATCCGCGACCTGGGTGGTGGCACTTCATTGAATGCCCAATTTGTACGGTATCAGAAATACGAGTGGAGCACCTCCGATGGAGGAAATGACAGTGAGGAAAAATTTAACTGGTTTCGTGATTTTAATCAGGGAAAACAACCGCTGTACCTCGTGTTCTGGAATAGCACGTGTAATCTTACGTGCCTTCAGCAACTGGAAGAGGCCAAGCGATTTCAACGTGCCTTTCGAAATAACCTAACAGTGGTTATGCTTTCGCTCGATGATGATCCGGTAATGTGGAATCAATTCGTTAACCGGTATAACTTGTTTGCTGATGGAATCATCAACTACAGGATTGGCAGTAAATCAGACCTGGCCAAGGAATTCAGAATAAGGAAAGCGCCTTCGTTTATTTTGTTGGATAAAAACAGTGAAGCCATTAACCCAACCGGTAAGGAAGCAACTGAGCCTTTACGCGAAAGTGATTTAAAAGCGCTGATTCACACGGTACAATAA